ACCCACGAGCGGGTCGAGGACCCCCGGCCGGGCCCCGGCCAGGTCCGGATCGCCGTACGGGCCGCGGGTGTTCACCTCCTGGACGCCGCCCTGCGCGAGGGCATGCGGGGCGGCCCGGCGGCCGAGCCGACGCCGCTGCCCACCATCCCCGGCCGGGAGGTCGCCGGAGTCGTCGAGTCGCTGGGCGAGGGCGTCGCCGGCCTGTGGCTCGGCAAGCGGGTCGTCGCCCACCTCGGCTTCGTCCCCGGCGGATACGCCGAACTGGCCGTCACCGAGGTCGAGCGCCTGCACGAGATCCCCGGCAACCTGGACTTCGCCGAGGCCGTCGCCATGATCGGCACGGGCCGTACGGCGATGGGCATCCTCCAGTTCGCCGAGCTCGGCCCCGACTCGGTGGTGATCGTCCCGGCCGCGGCCGGAGGCATCGGCACCCTCCTCGTGCAGTACGCCAAGAACGCCGGCGCGACCGTCGTGGGCCTCGCGGGCGGGCCGGAGAAGACCGCGCGTGTGCAGGCCGGCGGCGCCGATCTCGCCGTCGACTACAAGGGCCCCGCCTGGCCCGCGAAGGTGCGTGCGCATCTCGGCGGCCGCAGGGCGACCGTCGTCTTCGACGGCGTCGGCGGCGACATCGCCCGCGAGGCCGTCGGCCTCCTCGGTCCCGGCGGCAAGCACATCGTGTTCGGCTGGTCCGGTGAGGGCATCATGGACGGCGAGCCCTACCTCGTCGACGGCGTCTCCGAGCAGGTCCTCGGCCCGGTGATGCTGGGCAGGGCCGGCGGGCCCGACCCCGTCCGCACCCTCGAACTGCGCGCCCTCGCCGAGGCCGCCGCCGGCCGGCTCACCCCGGCCGTGCAGCGCTTCCCGCTCGCCGAGGCCGCGGCCGCGCACCGCGCGCTGGAGACCCGCGGCACGGTCGGAAAGGTGGTCCTGGAGCCATGACCCGACGCCCCACCAGCGGCGACGAATCCGCGGATGCAGGCCGCCCGGATCCATGGTCTTCTGACCAGATGAGTGTCACCCGGACAGGCGAACAGGGCCCTCCCGTGGACACCGACCCGCGCCGCTGGTGGGGCCTGGTCGTCATCGCCCTGGCCCAGCTCATGGTCGTCCTCGACGCGACCATCGTGAACATCGCCCTCCCCTCCGCCCAGCGCGACCTCGGCATGTCCGACGGCAACCGGCAGTGGGTGATCACCGCCTACACCCTCGCCTTCGGCGGGCTGCTCCTGCTGGGCGGCCGGATCGCCGACCTGGTGGGCCGCAAGCGGACCTTCGTGATCGGGCTGATCGGCTTCGCCGCCGCCTCCGCGCTCGGCGGCGCCGCCACCAACGCGGGCATGCTCTTCGGCGCCCGCGCGCTCCAGGGCGCCTTCGCCGCGGTCCTGGCCCCTTCCGCGCTGTCCCTGCTGACCACGACGTTCACCGACCCCAAGGAGCGCGGCAAGGCCTTCGGCATCTACGGCGCCCTGGCCGGCAGCGGCGCCGCGATCGGCTTCATGGTCGGCGGGCTGCTCACCGAGTACCTGGACTGGCGGTGGTGCCTCTACGTCAACGTGCCCATCGCGATCGTCGCCGTGCTCGGCGCCCTCGCCCTGCTGCACGACCGCCCCGTCCGCACCGGCGCCCGCCTCGACGTCCCCGGCGTCCTGCTGGGCTGCGGCGGCCTCGTCGCGATCGTCTACGGCTTCAGCGAGGCCGAGTCCCGGGGCTGGAGCGACCCGATGGTGCTGTCGCTGTTCGCCGCCGGCATCGTCCTGCTCGCGGTGTTCGTCTGGTGGCAGTCCCGGGCGCCCAGCCCCCTGCTGCCGCTGCACATCATCCGCGACCGCAACCGCGCCGGCTGCTTCCTGACCATGGCCCTGGCCGTGATCGGCATGTTCGGCCTGTTCCTGTTCATGACGTACTACCTCCAGGCCATCCTCGCCTACTCCCCCGTCAAGACGGGCCTGGCCTTCCTGCCCCTCACGGCCGCGATCATCGTCGGCTCGACCCAGATCTCCGCCCGGCTCCTCCAGCGCGTGCCACCGCGCATGCTCATGGTCCCCGGCATGATCCTCGCCGCGACCGGCATGATCCTCCTCACCCGGATCACGACGCACTCCTCGTACGCCTCCGAGATCCTGCCCGCCCTGCTGCTGCTCGGCCTCGGCATGGGCCTGACGTTCATGCCGGTCTTCGCCACCGCCACCGCGGGCGTCGCCCCGCAGGACTCGGGCGTGACGTCCGCGACGGTCAACACCTCGCAGCAGGTCGGCGGCTCCATCGGCACGGCCCTGCTCAACACCATCGCGACGACCAGCACCGCCACGTACGTCAGCGCGCACCTCACCGACCCGTCCGACCGCACCCGGGTGATGCGGGAGGGCGTCGTCCACGGCTACACCGTCGCCATCTGGTGGGCCGCCGGCATCATGCTGCTGGCCGGGCTCGTCGCGGGCCTGATGGTGACGAAGAAGGCCCCGGAACACGGCACCCCGACGACCACGAAGGTGCCGGAACCGGTGGCCTGAGGGGGGACGGCGCCCGGGCGAAAATGGCATGCCCCACCCCGCCCGTCCCACTACCGTGCCGGGAGTGATCGACATCCCCCGGGAACTGGCGGCATCACAGGCGAGGTTCAACGGCGAGGCGGGCCGCGCCTTCATCGCCGGGCTGCCCGAGCGGACGGCCCACTTCCTCGACCACTGGGGCCTGAAGCCCGACGGCCCCCCGATGCACGGCGTCTCCGCCCTGGTCGTGCCGGTCGTCCGGACCGCCGACGGCACCGCGGCGGT
The Streptomyces tuirus genome window above contains:
- a CDS encoding zinc-binding dehydrogenase gives rise to the protein MHAIRLHAFGPPENLTHERVEDPRPGPGQVRIAVRAAGVHLLDAALREGMRGGPAAEPTPLPTIPGREVAGVVESLGEGVAGLWLGKRVVAHLGFVPGGYAELAVTEVERLHEIPGNLDFAEAVAMIGTGRTAMGILQFAELGPDSVVIVPAAAGGIGTLLVQYAKNAGATVVGLAGGPEKTARVQAGGADLAVDYKGPAWPAKVRAHLGGRRATVVFDGVGGDIAREAVGLLGPGGKHIVFGWSGEGIMDGEPYLVDGVSEQVLGPVMLGRAGGPDPVRTLELRALAEAAAGRLTPAVQRFPLAEAAAAHRALETRGTVGKVVLEP
- a CDS encoding MFS transporter; amino-acid sequence: MSVTRTGEQGPPVDTDPRRWWGLVVIALAQLMVVLDATIVNIALPSAQRDLGMSDGNRQWVITAYTLAFGGLLLLGGRIADLVGRKRTFVIGLIGFAAASALGGAATNAGMLFGARALQGAFAAVLAPSALSLLTTTFTDPKERGKAFGIYGALAGSGAAIGFMVGGLLTEYLDWRWCLYVNVPIAIVAVLGALALLHDRPVRTGARLDVPGVLLGCGGLVAIVYGFSEAESRGWSDPMVLSLFAAGIVLLAVFVWWQSRAPSPLLPLHIIRDRNRAGCFLTMALAVIGMFGLFLFMTYYLQAILAYSPVKTGLAFLPLTAAIIVGSTQISARLLQRVPPRMLMVPGMILAATGMILLTRITTHSSYASEILPALLLLGLGMGLTFMPVFATATAGVAPQDSGVTSATVNTSQQVGGSIGTALLNTIATTSTATYVSAHLTDPSDRTRVMREGVVHGYTVAIWWAAGIMLLAGLVAGLMVTKKAPEHGTPTTTKVPEPVA